One genomic region from Prochlorococcus marinus CUG1433 encodes:
- a CDS encoding DUP family protein, translating to MINKKDQSDPIDNLEYEKVLEEEIINSYESKFQKDTEEDIKKINFYRLKRTPLEIINRSFFFFFIGSFLFSLFLAYSESKLWFILYVISALSCVFYTPNRKALKELIAAWPNIEDLIKGRSLWRKGK from the coding sequence ATGATAAATAAAAAGGATCAAAGCGATCCAATTGATAATTTAGAGTATGAAAAAGTTCTAGAAGAAGAAATAATTAATTCGTACGAAAGTAAATTTCAGAAAGATACTGAAGAAGATATTAAAAAGATTAATTTCTACAGACTTAAAAGAACTCCATTAGAAATAATAAATAGGTCATTTTTCTTTTTCTTTATTGGAAGTTTTCTTTTCTCTCTGTTTTTAGCTTATTCAGAAAGTAAGTTATGGTTCATACTTTATGTAATAAGTGCATTGTCATGTGTTTTCTATACTCCTAACAGAAAGGCACTTAAAGAATTAATAGCAGCTTGGCCCAATATAGAGGATCTCATTAAAGGGAGGAGTTTGTGGAGAAAAGGCAAGTAA